A genomic region of [Eubacterium] eligens ATCC 27750 contains the following coding sequences:
- a CDS encoding sensor histidine kinase, translating to MNAQYVRKRIGIYKELAMVIVISITIAVFASLGVFIVCSHYGVMVDVIEDTSDYKKRYDIQVMNMVRELDSSLDTAMEEITANSGEDEKTIGDAMKYLLGNNRMPFASDEVSNMIITITNRNGQVLWKTSEDGEIVDYKKNKVSVDISQYITNSYDEESLTYTFVYTKSVSKMLYYIIFETEVTPEYLYADIKLKLMCIAISSVIFIISVFLLTKKRIDYIRYLSTVVDEISKGNLNASIDKKGNDEITLIAEQIDDMQYSLRKMMQEERENDRKNMELITNLSHDIKTPMTIITGYLDVVISGKYSTDEERDDYIRRAFGQVEKINVMIHKIFRLARNEQVSMNEENMEKCNISLLLKQDILEFDGIAQKEGKCFETDIPNESVMININIDRIREVFDNVLMNSIKYSSDNSTINVYMSETPESVHIKFCNRTDSDKAPDCERIFDKFYRADHARNSSISGNGLGLSIVKETIESFNGRVWAEYNDGIFAINIELKKNDM from the coding sequence ATGAACGCACAATATGTACGGAAAAGAATCGGAATATATAAGGAACTTGCGATGGTAATTGTGATATCAATTACTATCGCAGTTTTTGCTTCATTAGGAGTGTTTATTGTATGCAGCCATTATGGAGTTATGGTCGATGTAATAGAAGATACATCTGATTATAAGAAAAGATACGATATTCAGGTAATGAATATGGTAAGAGAATTAGACAGCTCACTTGATACTGCAATGGAAGAGATAACTGCCAATAGTGGTGAGGACGAGAAAACAATAGGAGATGCGATGAAGTATCTTCTTGGGAATAACAGAATGCCATTTGCTTCCGATGAAGTAAGTAATATGATAATCACAATAACGAACAGAAATGGACAGGTATTGTGGAAGACTTCGGAAGATGGAGAAATCGTTGATTATAAGAAAAATAAAGTCAGTGTTGACATTTCCCAATATATAACTAATTCATATGACGAAGAAAGTCTTACATATACATTTGTATATACTAAGAGCGTTTCAAAAATGCTTTACTATATTATATTCGAGACAGAGGTTACACCGGAATACCTGTATGCTGATATAAAGCTGAAGCTTATGTGTATTGCGATTAGTTCAGTTATATTTATAATAAGCGTTTTTCTGCTTACAAAGAAAAGAATTGATTATATCAGATATCTGTCAACGGTTGTAGATGAGATATCAAAAGGAAATCTTAATGCCAGCATAGATAAAAAGGGCAATGACGAGATTACTCTTATAGCTGAACAGATTGATGATATGCAGTACAGTCTGAGGAAGATGATGCAGGAGGAGCGTGAGAACGACAGAAAGAATATGGAGCTGATTACCAATCTTTCACATGATATCAAGACGCCAATGACAATAATAACGGGATATCTGGATGTTGTTATAAGTGGCAAGTATTCAACTGATGAGGAGCGAGATGATTATATCCGGAGGGCATTTGGACAGGTTGAAAAGATTAATGTAATGATTCATAAAATCTTCAGGCTTGCAAGAAATGAACAGGTTTCCATGAACGAAGAGAACATGGAAAAATGTAATATTTCATTGCTTCTTAAACAGGATATTCTTGAATTTGACGGAATTGCACAGAAGGAAGGCAAATGCTTTGAAACAGATATACCTAATGAATCAGTGATGATTAATATTAATATTGACAGGATAAGAGAAGTATTTGACAATGTTTTAATGAATTCTATCAAGTATTCATCGGACAATTCAACGATAAATGTGTATATGAGTGAGACACCTGAATCTGTTCATATAAAATTCTGCAACAGGACAGATAGTGATAAAGCACCTGACTGCGAAAGAATATTTGACAAATTCTACAGGGCAGACCATGCAAGAAATTCAAGTATATCCGGCAACGGACTTGGACTTTCGATTGTAAAGGAAACAATAGAAAGCTTTAACGGAAGAGTATGGGCTGAGTATAATGATGGAATATTTGCAATTAATATAGAACTTAAGAAGAATGATATGTGA
- a CDS encoding FecCD family ABC transporter permease, whose protein sequence is MFKNINNYRNKIILLSVMWALLLIAVFTWSVLTGQYPLTLKGLLSGDTMSIMVFKRLRLPRAIMGIIGGFGLSISGYVYQMIFKNPLASPDVVGVSSGASAGAAFAIVAVSSLTPVVSISAFAGGIIALIITLLVAYLVPGRNSYTIVLAGIAIHSVAQTILMFLKLAADPEKQLASIEYWIMGSLNGVSKDSLAIPFFVTCAGFIIMTLLYRQILILSINEDEAAALGVNVTVLRFIILMIATLIVSSIICVTGLISFIGLIAPHIARLLTRRNDRFTYLSSGLAGAIIMTLADIFARSVSSSELPVSIFTSLLGAPLLIILLIKANKKEVV, encoded by the coding sequence ATGTTCAAGAATATTAATAATTACCGGAACAAAATTATACTATTATCTGTCATGTGGGCACTGCTTCTTATAGCAGTGTTTACATGGTCAGTTCTTACCGGACAGTATCCACTCACATTAAAAGGACTGCTGTCAGGGGACACTATGTCAATTATGGTCTTTAAAAGACTAAGACTTCCACGCGCCATTATGGGTATTATCGGAGGCTTTGGCCTTTCAATATCTGGTTATGTATATCAGATGATATTTAAAAATCCACTGGCATCACCTGATGTTGTCGGTGTTTCTTCCGGTGCAAGTGCCGGCGCAGCTTTTGCTATAGTTGCGGTTTCGTCTTTAACCCCTGTTGTATCAATATCCGCATTTGCCGGAGGAATAATTGCCCTTATAATCACATTACTTGTGGCTTATCTTGTTCCCGGCAGAAACAGTTACACAATTGTACTTGCTGGTATTGCCATTCATTCTGTAGCACAGACAATTCTTATGTTTCTCAAACTTGCTGCAGATCCTGAAAAACAGCTTGCTTCTATTGAATACTGGATCATGGGAAGCCTTAACGGTGTTTCAAAGGACAGCCTTGCTATTCCTTTCTTTGTAACATGTGCAGGCTTTATAATCATGACTTTATTATACAGACAGATTCTCATTCTCTCGATAAATGAGGATGAAGCTGCCGCTCTCGGTGTCAACGTCACAGTTCTGCGTTTTATCATATTAATGATTGCAACATTAATCGTATCATCAATTATATGTGTAACAGGACTTATCAGCTTTATTGGACTTATTGCACCACACATTGCCAGATTACTTACAAGACGCAATGACAGATTCACATACTTATCAAGCGGACTGGCTGGTGCCATCATCATGACACTTGCTGATATATTTGCAAGAAGTGTATCCTCATCAGAACTTCCTGTAAGCATATTTACATCACTCCTTGGTGCACCGCTGCTTATAATCCTGCTTATCAAAGCTAATAAAAAGGAGGTTGTATAA
- a CDS encoding NTP transferase domain-containing protein: protein MNNCYLDAEAVITFFRMTGRKHIFITGSRGSGKSHLVNNMLKHMSDSFNLLQSHRTDTPQVVIKSNLVADNKEFVIGVPRTSGINPASKGNNMTITESGFINCAIPAIDTHLDTTPEKLFIIDELGYLESSCIQFQKAVEKLLDNSHVLAVIRKQSTEFLNRICNRKDVLVIDIDSTFEPISCIIMASGMSERFGSNKLIADFNGRSLFENAVSISHFAGFGETLAVTRHDEVVHICEDKNIHFLRHDMPYRNEMVRLGVTRILSDNASSGNPRPQGILFLPSDQPLITKTSLQLLCLTFLYYGDKICRLSYNENAGSPCIFPAGYYDELLNLPEKKGGGFLTKKYPAQVVLVPVRDEYELYDIDTPDDITRLLKYLG, encoded by the coding sequence ATGAATAATTGTTATTTGGACGCAGAAGCCGTAATTACATTTTTCAGGATGACCGGCAGAAAACACATTTTTATAACAGGCAGCCGCGGCAGTGGTAAATCGCATCTTGTTAATAATATGTTAAAACATATGTCCGATTCTTTCAATCTGTTACAGAGTCATAGAACGGATACACCACAGGTTGTCATTAAATCTAATCTTGTTGCTGACAATAAAGAATTCGTGATTGGTGTACCACGTACATCCGGAATTAATCCTGCATCTAAAGGCAATAATATGACAATTACTGAAAGCGGTTTTATTAATTGTGCAATTCCTGCCATTGATACACATCTTGATACAACTCCTGAAAAGTTATTCATTATTGATGAGCTTGGTTATCTTGAAAGCTCTTGTATCCAATTTCAGAAGGCTGTTGAAAAACTGCTTGATAATTCACATGTTTTAGCTGTAATCAGAAAACAATCCACAGAATTTCTAAACAGAATCTGTAACAGGAAAGATGTTCTTGTTATTGATATTGACAGCACATTTGAACCGATTTCATGCATTATTATGGCTTCCGGTATGTCAGAACGATTCGGCTCTAATAAACTGATTGCAGACTTTAATGGACGCTCTCTTTTTGAAAATGCAGTATCTATAAGCCATTTTGCTGGCTTTGGTGAGACACTTGCAGTAACTCGACATGATGAAGTGGTCCATATATGTGAAGATAAGAATATACATTTTCTGCGACACGATATGCCCTACAGAAATGAGATGGTCCGGCTTGGAGTTACCAGAATTCTATCAGATAACGCTTCTTCAGGGAATCCGCGCCCTCAGGGAATCCTTTTCCTGCCATCAGACCAGCCGCTTATTACAAAGACAAGCCTGCAGCTTCTGTGTCTTACATTTCTTTATTATGGTGATAAGATATGCAGACTTTCCTACAATGAAAATGCTGGTTCTCCATGTATATTCCCCGCGGGATATTACGATGAGCTTCTAAATCTGCCTGAGAAAAAAGGCGGTGGGTTCTTAACAAAAAAATATCCCGCACAGGTTGTATTAGTTCCTGTACGGGATGAATATGAACTATATGATATTGATACTCCGGACGATATTACTCGTCTTTTGAAGTATCTTGGTTAA
- a CDS encoding Crp/Fnr family transcriptional regulator — protein MAIIKSPVFKDISEAEISEMTSAGFLRARKFRKKAIIYHVTDIVHEIGIVASGQVTIEYIDMWGNKAIMSNIAPGQVFAETYALSGEPLMVDAVASETSVVLFLNIRKLMDSQPENVHYKDTILNNLLHISIQKNLTLSNRIFCTSPKTIRDRLLIYLSNESRKAGCEEFSIPFDRQQLADYLNVDRTALSKELGKMRDDGLIEFRKNVFHLLSIC, from the coding sequence ATGGCAATCATTAAATCACCTGTATTTAAAGACATTAGCGAAGCTGAAATATCAGAAATGACCTCAGCCGGCTTCCTGCGTGCCAGAAAATTCCGCAAAAAAGCAATTATATATCATGTCACAGACATTGTTCACGAAATCGGAATCGTTGCGTCAGGACAGGTCACTATTGAATATATCGACATGTGGGGCAATAAAGCCATTATGAGTAACATTGCTCCCGGACAGGTATTTGCTGAAACATATGCATTAAGCGGCGAACCTCTGATGGTTGACGCTGTCGCGTCTGAAACAAGTGTCGTACTTTTTCTTAATATAAGAAAGCTGATGGACTCCCAGCCTGAAAATGTGCATTACAAAGACACTATCCTTAACAACCTGCTGCACATTTCTATCCAGAAGAATCTTACACTTTCGAACCGCATATTCTGCACTTCTCCTAAGACCATCCGCGACAGACTTCTTATCTATCTATCCAATGAATCAAGAAAAGCAGGATGCGAAGAGTTCTCTATTCCTTTTGACCGCCAGCAGCTTGCCGATTATCTTAATGTCGACCGCACGGCACTTTCTAAAGAGCTAGGTAAAATGCGCGATGACGGGCTTATTGAATTCAGAAAAAATGTGTTTCATCTGCTCAGCATTTGTTAA
- a CDS encoding uracil-xanthine permease family protein encodes MKKIKALMPEAYDFNGKLPLKQAIPLGLQHVMAMFVGNLTPLLIITGACGIGAGSEYASVQVALLQNAMIIAGIVTLIQLFSIGPVGGKVPIIMGTSSGFIGVFSSVTKIMGGGILAYGAIMGASIIGGLFETVLGAFIKPLRKFFPSVVTGTVVLSIGLSLISVGINSFGGGSSAKDFGSLENLFLAFVVLVVILFVKHWTKGYLSSSAILVGIIVGYIVAIIMGLVLPHTAVTADGVEYTKSWVLNWNKVAEAKWIAIPKFMPVKPVFDLRAILPVLVMFVVTAVETVGDISGVMEGGMRREATDKELSGGVMCDGLGSTLAAMFGVLPNTSFSQNVGLVAMTKVVNRVALASGAVFLILCGLIPKLGALISIMPQSVLGGAAVMMFSSIIVSGIQLITKEPLDARRLSIVSVALGVGYGMGVSPAILEHTPQAVQLMFGESGIVPAAFVAILLNVILPKSKPENEAATQENEVNQDTSKDE; translated from the coding sequence ATGAAAAAGATTAAAGCACTTATGCCGGAAGCTTATGATTTTAATGGAAAGCTTCCACTGAAACAGGCAATACCGCTTGGACTTCAGCATGTAATGGCAATGTTTGTAGGTAATCTTACACCATTGCTTATTATCACAGGAGCATGCGGAATCGGAGCAGGAAGTGAGTATGCATCGGTTCAGGTTGCACTTTTACAGAATGCGATGATTATCGCCGGTATTGTAACACTTATCCAGTTGTTTTCAATTGGACCTGTTGGTGGCAAGGTACCTATTATTATGGGTACAAGCTCAGGATTTATTGGAGTATTCAGCAGTGTTACCAAGATTATGGGTGGTGGAATATTAGCTTATGGTGCAATTATGGGAGCATCTATTATAGGTGGTCTTTTTGAGACTGTACTTGGAGCATTTATTAAACCATTAAGAAAATTCTTCCCATCAGTAGTAACAGGAACAGTAGTTCTTTCAATTGGATTGTCGCTCATCTCAGTAGGTATCAATTCATTTGGTGGTGGAAGCTCTGCTAAGGATTTTGGTTCATTGGAAAATCTTTTCCTGGCATTTGTTGTGCTTGTAGTTATATTATTTGTTAAGCACTGGACTAAGGGATATCTTAGTTCATCTGCAATTCTTGTTGGAATTATTGTGGGTTATATTGTAGCAATTATTATGGGACTGGTTCTTCCACATACAGCAGTTACAGCTGATGGAGTTGAGTATACTAAATCATGGGTACTTAACTGGAACAAGGTAGCAGAGGCTAAATGGATTGCAATTCCAAAGTTTATGCCAGTTAAGCCTGTGTTTGATTTAAGAGCAATACTTCCTGTACTTGTAATGTTTGTTGTAACAGCAGTAGAGACTGTTGGTGATATTTCAGGCGTTATGGAAGGTGGAATGAGAAGAGAGGCAACAGATAAGGAGCTTTCTGGAGGTGTAATGTGTGATGGCCTTGGTTCAACACTTGCAGCCATGTTTGGTGTGCTTCCTAATACATCATTCAGCCAGAATGTAGGACTTGTTGCAATGACTAAGGTTGTCAACAGAGTTGCACTTGCATCAGGTGCGGTATTCCTTATATTATGTGGACTTATTCCTAAGCTTGGAGCACTTATATCAATCATGCCACAGTCAGTACTTGGTGGTGCAGCAGTTATGATGTTCTCATCAATCATAGTAAGTGGTATCCAGCTTATTACTAAAGAACCACTTGATGCAAGAAGACTTTCAATTGTTTCAGTTGCACTTGGTGTAGGTTATGGAATGGGTGTAAGCCCTGCAATTCTTGAACATACACCACAGGCAGTACAGCTTATGTTTGGTGAGTCAGGTATTGTACCTGCAGCATTTGTGGCAATATTACTTAATGTGATACTTCCTAAGAGCAAACCGGAAAACGAAGCTGCCACACAGGAAAACGAAGTTAACCAAGATACTTCAAAAGACGAGTAA
- a CDS encoding response regulator transcription factor, translating to MMASVLVVDDEEDIRELVGIYIKNEGYQVYKAANGKDALDIIDNMSIDITILDVMMADMDGITLCMEIRKKSNIPIIMLSAKDQDMDKVIGLSAGADDYLAKPFNPVELIARVKAQLRRYKDFNNQKQSNILEYLDLTMNIDTHRVFLSSKEILLTPKEFAILELLWKNKGNVFSTEHIYDMLWSEEEAYDINNVIMVHIRNIRSKIETDLKNPKYIKTVWGVGYKFS from the coding sequence ATTATGGCATCTGTTTTAGTGGTTGATGATGAAGAAGATATTAGAGAGCTTGTCGGAATCTATATAAAAAATGAGGGCTATCAGGTATATAAGGCGGCTAATGGCAAAGATGCTCTTGATATTATTGATAACATGAGCATAGATATTACGATTCTTGATGTTATGATGGCTGATATGGACGGAATAACCCTCTGTATGGAAATCAGAAAAAAGAGCAATATTCCGATAATTATGCTGTCTGCAAAAGACCAGGATATGGACAAGGTTATAGGTCTTAGTGCAGGTGCAGATGATTATCTTGCAAAACCATTTAACCCGGTTGAGCTTATAGCGAGGGTCAAGGCGCAGCTGAGAAGATATAAGGATTTTAACAATCAGAAACAGAGTAATATATTGGAGTATCTTGACCTTACTATGAATATAGACACTCACAGGGTATTTCTTTCTTCTAAAGAAATACTGCTTACACCAAAGGAATTTGCGATACTTGAGCTTTTATGGAAGAATAAAGGAAATGTTTTCTCAACGGAGCATATATATGATATGCTGTGGAGTGAAGAGGAGGCATATGACATTAATAATGTAATTATGGTGCATATAAGAAATATCCGCTCAAAGATAGAAACAGATTTAAAGAATCCTAAATACATAAAAACTGTATGGGGAGTTGGATATAAGTTTTCGTGA
- a CDS encoding NUDIX hydrolase, whose translation MPNYIMDLRKLVGHRTLMQCAASIIIVNENNQILLGKRTDNHKWGYAGGSIELDEKVEDCARRELYEETGLVADEIEFFMVNSGPEVHYIYPNGDEVSNIEIIYVCRRYHGELKRQEEEIEELRFFNLEDIDIDNISPPIRPVVKRFIEQYS comes from the coding sequence ATGCCTAATTACATAATGGATTTAAGGAAGCTCGTAGGGCACAGGACACTTATGCAGTGTGCTGCGAGTATAATAATAGTGAATGAGAATAACCAGATTCTTTTAGGAAAGAGGACGGATAATCACAAATGGGGATATGCCGGGGGTTCTATTGAACTTGATGAGAAGGTAGAGGATTGTGCAAGGAGAGAACTGTATGAGGAGACAGGTCTTGTTGCAGATGAGATAGAGTTCTTTATGGTTAATTCAGGACCAGAGGTGCATTATATATATCCGAATGGAGACGAGGTGTCTAATATAGAGATTATATATGTGTGCAGGCGGTATCATGGAGAATTAAAGAGACAGGAGGAAGAGATTGAGGAACTGAGATTCTTTAATCTGGAGGATATAGATATTGATAACATTTCACCACCGATAAGACCAGTGGTGAAACGGTTCATAGAACAGTATTCTTAA
- a CDS encoding SGNH/GDSL hydrolase family protein, protein MKRWIKNIIILCVVCLIGVTAAIWVNVVNKEEVSGETIGINIVPVNSFVTEQDSEDNQNINFNREIKNIVCWGDSITYGLGSGEAFIENEDGIIDASDWAYTDALAYYSGMNVYNLGVCGETSYDIALRQGGIKMYIGKSVTVKPGKKVRVSIVNADGDGVSLENFNGYETNNAQVDNLVYVDDVLYQLSFSKGGVYISLYEDTTRSVKIKKGAEVVTKAAHDMSADVLIIEMGSNGGWDEYDELISQYKAMIANSGTQCYIIIGDTDNPDEAIDSENYNSSKEVGLNDTLWEAALREAFGDHFINMRTYLMQNALDITGKEANETDIENLLDGRVPDSIKYDYTHLNGYGYYAYGVGVYEKGVELGYW, encoded by the coding sequence ATGAAAAGATGGATAAAGAATATTATTATTTTATGTGTAGTGTGTTTAATTGGTGTGACAGCAGCTATTTGGGTAAATGTGGTTAATAAAGAAGAAGTTTCAGGTGAGACTATTGGTATTAATATAGTGCCCGTAAACAGCTTTGTTACTGAACAGGACAGTGAAGATAATCAGAATATCAATTTCAATAGAGAAATTAAAAATATTGTGTGCTGGGGTGATTCCATAACATACGGACTTGGAAGCGGAGAAGCATTTATTGAAAATGAGGATGGCATAATAGACGCTTCTGATTGGGCATATACAGATGCGCTTGCTTATTATAGTGGTATGAATGTCTATAATCTTGGCGTATGCGGAGAAACCTCATATGATATAGCACTCCGTCAGGGTGGTATAAAGATGTACATTGGAAAATCAGTTACAGTTAAACCGGGTAAAAAAGTGAGAGTGAGCATAGTTAATGCAGATGGAGATGGAGTTTCTCTTGAGAACTTTAATGGATATGAAACAAATAATGCTCAGGTAGATAATCTGGTTTATGTTGATGATGTATTATATCAGTTATCTTTCAGCAAAGGTGGAGTGTATATCAGCTTATATGAAGATACAACACGGAGCGTCAAGATTAAGAAAGGTGCAGAAGTAGTAACTAAAGCAGCACACGATATGTCAGCAGATGTACTCATAATTGAAATGGGTAGTAATGGCGGATGGGATGAATATGATGAATTGATATCTCAATATAAGGCAATGATTGCTAATTCAGGAACACAGTGTTATATTATCATTGGCGATACAGATAATCCAGACGAAGCTATAGACAGTGAAAATTATAACAGCAGTAAGGAAGTAGGACTTAATGATACTTTATGGGAAGCTGCGTTAAGGGAAGCATTTGGAGACCATTTTATTAATATGAGAACATATTTAATGCAGAATGCTTTAGATATAACTGGAAAAGAAGCCAACGAAACAGATATAGAAAATCTTTTAGATGGAAGAGTTCCTGACAGTATAAAGTATGATTATACACATCTTAATGGATATGGATATTATGCATATGGTGTAGGTGTATATGAAAAAGGCGTTGAATTAGGTTACTGGTAA
- a CDS encoding ABC transporter ATP-binding protein translates to MSDLFNPELYVSDVSVYYGSKCAVQNVSFNIQPGQLTAIIGNNGCGKTSLIRAVMNFVKHSGKCMLGELQLESMSVRKRAGMISYIPQRTGISISMTVREVCLLGFNPQLRMLESYNSDMRYRADKAIDSVGLAGLYDTDFLTLSEGQKQLCILARTLIEDSALLLLDEPDSALDFSNRHMLMKHIRNIISDNKCALMCIHSPELALEYCDRILLMKNGKIVSDIDVHTASLSEINEKMSLIYDNINVTECTDARGNVHRIVLAL, encoded by the coding sequence ATGTCCGATTTATTCAATCCTGAATTATATGTTTCAGATGTATCAGTATATTATGGAAGCAAATGTGCTGTCCAGAATGTAAGCTTTAACATTCAGCCTGGACAGCTTACAGCAATTATCGGTAATAACGGCTGCGGAAAAACCTCTCTTATAAGAGCTGTTATGAATTTTGTTAAGCATAGCGGAAAATGCATGCTCGGTGAGCTTCAGCTTGAAAGTATGTCTGTCAGGAAAAGAGCCGGCATGATAAGCTACATTCCACAAAGAACCGGAATAAGCATAAGTATGACTGTAAGAGAAGTGTGTCTGCTTGGCTTTAATCCACAGCTTCGCATGCTTGAATCGTATAACTCAGACATGAGATACCGTGCTGATAAAGCTATTGATTCCGTGGGACTTGCCGGATTATATGATACAGATTTTCTCACATTAAGCGAAGGCCAGAAGCAGTTATGCATACTTGCACGCACACTTATAGAAGATTCAGCACTTTTGCTTCTTGATGAGCCAGACAGTGCACTTGATTTCTCTAACCGCCATATGCTTATGAAACATATCCGGAATATTATTTCCGATAACAAATGTGCCCTCATGTGCATACACAGTCCTGAACTGGCACTTGAGTACTGCGACAGGATTCTTCTTATGAAAAACGGGAAAATTGTTTCAGATATTGATGTACATACAGCCAGTCTTTCAGAAATCAATGAGAAAATGTCTCTTATATATGATAATATCAATGTTACGGAATGTACTGATGCAAGGGGAAATGTACACAGAATAGTTCTTGCTTTGTAA
- a CDS encoding ABC transporter substrate-binding protein, whose product MKNFKRFTALFLAILMLFSLAACGNSTTSDKGTEEATTSAFDVMSQFNEIGVSYPLTVTDQAGRTVTFEKAPEKIASSYYISTSLLLALGLQDKLVGIEAKANTRNIYKLAAPAIVSLPNMGTAKEFNTEACVAATPDVVFLPMKLKKTADTLESLGIKAVVVNPEDQSLLEECITLVGKITNNAGRAEALNNSIKTFLADNKTNVSGGNTPSVYLAGNSSVLSTAGSKMYQNTLLTNAGGKNVASELTDTYWANVSYEQILAWNPDYIVIAADATYTVDDILNDANLAGCNAVKNKNVVKLPNNIEAWDSPVPGSFLGSIYIASVLHPEKVTKDFYETCVTKFYESFYGFTPAK is encoded by the coding sequence ATGAAGAATTTTAAAAGATTTACCGCCCTCTTTTTAGCAATACTCATGCTTTTTTCATTAGCAGCATGCGGCAATTCTACAACTTCTGATAAGGGCACAGAAGAAGCTACTACTTCAGCATTTGACGTAATGTCTCAGTTTAATGAGATTGGCGTAAGCTATCCTCTTACTGTTACTGACCAGGCTGGTAGAACCGTAACATTTGAAAAGGCTCCAGAAAAGATTGCATCATCTTACTACATTTCAACAAGCCTTCTTCTTGCACTTGGATTACAGGATAAACTCGTTGGAATTGAAGCCAAGGCTAACACAAGAAATATTTACAAGCTTGCAGCTCCTGCAATCGTAAGCCTTCCTAACATGGGAACAGCCAAGGAATTTAATACAGAAGCATGTGTAGCTGCTACACCTGATGTTGTATTTCTTCCAATGAAATTAAAGAAAACAGCTGATACTCTTGAAAGCCTTGGAATCAAGGCTGTTGTTGTGAATCCGGAAGACCAGTCACTTTTAGAGGAATGTATAACCCTTGTTGGAAAGATTACTAACAATGCCGGACGTGCTGAAGCACTTAATAATTCAATCAAGACATTTTTAGCTGATAACAAGACTAATGTTTCTGGCGGAAATACACCATCTGTATACCTTGCAGGTAACAGCTCTGTTCTCTCAACTGCCGGAAGCAAGATGTATCAGAATACTCTGCTTACTAACGCAGGTGGTAAAAATGTTGCTTCTGAACTTACAGATACTTACTGGGCAAATGTTTCTTACGAGCAGATTCTTGCATGGAACCCTGATTACATCGTTATCGCTGCTGATGCAACATATACAGTCGATGATATCTTAAACGATGCTAATCTTGCCGGCTGCAATGCTGTTAAGAACAAAAATGTAGTAAAGCTTCCTAACAATATTGAAGCATGGGATTCTCCAGTTCCTGGAAGCTTCCTTGGAAGTATATACATTGCTTCTGTTCTTCACCCGGAAAAGGTAACTAAAGATTTCTATGAGACTTGTGTAACTAAATTCTATGAAAGCTTTTATGGATTTACACCTGCAAAATAA
- a CDS encoding ATP-binding protein → MIRRVIHIDEDKCNGCGACVTACHEGAIGLVDGKARLMRDDYCDGLGDCLPQCPTGAITFIEREAAAYDEAAVLANKAAKEKAAKEPHFSGCPGSMMRQFNRQAGNTTQNEAAEQAGGTYAAPVVPESQLAQWPCQIKLVPVNAPYFDGAKLLIAADCTAYAYANMHQEFMKGKVTIIGCPKLDDVDYSEKLTQIMSNNNIKSVTIVRMEVPCCGGLEYAAKTALQNSGKFIPWQVVTISIDGKILE, encoded by the coding sequence ATGATAAGAAGAGTTATTCATATTGATGAGGATAAATGTAATGGCTGTGGAGCTTGCGTGACAGCATGTCATGAGGGGGCAATCGGCTTAGTTGACGGAAAGGCAAGACTTATGAGAGATGATTACTGTGACGGACTTGGAGACTGTCTTCCACAGTGTCCTACAGGAGCAATCACATTTATAGAAAGAGAAGCGGCTGCATATGATGAGGCTGCGGTTCTTGCTAATAAAGCGGCGAAGGAGAAAGCAGCGAAGGAACCACATTTTTCAGGGTGCCCTGGAAGCATGATGAGACAGTTCAACAGACAGGCAGGAAATACAACACAGAATGAGGCAGCAGAACAGGCTGGAGGTACATATGCGGCTCCAGTTGTGCCAGAGTCCCAGCTTGCACAGTGGCCATGCCAGATTAAGCTTGTGCCAGTTAATGCACCTTATTTTGACGGGGCAAAGCTTTTAATCGCTGCAGATTGTACAGCATATGCATATGCCAATATGCATCAGGAATTCATGAAGGGAAAGGTTACTATTATCGGCTGTCCAAAGCTTGATGATGTTGATTACAGCGAAAAGCTCACGCAGATAATGAGTAACAACAATATTAAGAGTGTTACTATTGTGCGAATGGAAGTTCCATGTTGCGGCGGGCTTGAATATGCTGCAAAGACTGCATTACAGAACAGCGGAAAGTTTATTCCATGGCAGGTTGTAACAATTTCGATTGATGGTAAAATCTTAGAGTAA